One Bradyrhizobium manausense DNA segment encodes these proteins:
- a CDS encoding LysR family transcriptional regulator produces MTATLDIATIQAFLLVADLQSFTRAAEALGTTQAAVSLKLQRLETLLGKRLVERSPRAVRLTAEGASFLDRARALMAAHDRALSGEAPAAQSLSLGISDHAAGPELVPLLERLHATSSSLTLAVTIGFSREMQDAYDAGEFDAVIVRQEGSRRGGEKLTEDEFGWFAARRFTLPKGERLSLATLAPPCGVRAVAVRALDRAGIAWRERFVGGGVTAVVAAALAGLAIAPLARRIAPPGLVDIGPSLKLPKLGSSKVMLHSKVSDPAKLAALRAVAATFRSVATT; encoded by the coding sequence ATGACAGCCACCCTCGACATCGCCACGATCCAGGCTTTCCTCCTGGTTGCCGACCTCCAGAGTTTTACCCGCGCCGCCGAAGCGCTCGGCACGACGCAGGCAGCCGTCAGCCTCAAGTTGCAGCGGCTGGAGACATTGCTGGGCAAACGCCTCGTCGAACGCTCGCCGCGCGCGGTCCGCCTCACGGCCGAGGGCGCCAGCTTCCTCGATCGCGCCCGCGCGCTGATGGCGGCGCATGACCGCGCGCTGTCGGGCGAAGCGCCGGCGGCGCAATCGCTCTCGCTCGGGATCTCTGATCACGCGGCGGGCCCTGAACTGGTGCCGCTGCTCGAACGGCTGCACGCGACGTCGTCAAGCCTGACGCTTGCCGTCACCATCGGTTTTTCGCGCGAGATGCAGGATGCTTATGACGCCGGCGAGTTCGACGCGGTGATCGTCCGCCAGGAAGGCAGCCGCCGCGGCGGCGAGAAGCTGACCGAGGACGAGTTCGGCTGGTTCGCAGCGCGGCGCTTCACGCTGCCGAAGGGCGAGCGTTTGTCGCTCGCAACTCTCGCCCCGCCCTGCGGCGTCCGCGCCGTCGCCGTGCGCGCGCTCGACAGGGCCGGCATCGCCTGGCGCGAGCGCTTTGTCGGCGGTGGTGTCACCGCCGTGGTGGCAGCCGCACTTGCCGGACTTGCGATTGCGCCGCTGGCGCGACGGATCGCACCTCCCGGTCTGGTCGACATCGGACCCTCGCTCAAGCTACCCAAACTCGGCAGCTCGAAAGTGATGCTGCATTCGAAGGTCAGCGATCCCGCAAAACTCGCGGCGCTGCGTGCGGTGGCGGCAACATTTCGAAGTGTCGCCACCACCTGA
- a CDS encoding tautomerase family protein: MPLITVSYTSSRQSPSLKADIASAVSELTAKILHKDPKVTAIIVKSVDASDWFAGGKSLADERLASYWIDIHITEGTNTKDEKAAYLAAMFKRMAEVLGPLHPETYLHVDEVKGDAYGFGGLTQERRYIAGKLEVPLKAA; encoded by the coding sequence ATGCCCCTGATCACCGTGTCCTACACCTCGTCCCGCCAGTCGCCCTCGCTGAAGGCCGACATCGCGAGCGCGGTGTCCGAGCTCACAGCAAAGATCCTGCACAAGGATCCCAAGGTCACCGCCATCATCGTGAAGTCGGTCGATGCGAGCGACTGGTTCGCCGGCGGCAAGTCACTCGCCGACGAGAGGCTCGCCAGCTACTGGATCGACATCCACATCACCGAAGGCACCAACACCAAGGACGAGAAGGCCGCCTATCTCGCCGCGATGTTCAAGCGCATGGCCGAGGTTTTGGGCCCGCTGCATCCCGAGACCTACCTGCACGTCGACGAGGTCAAGGGCGACGCCTACGGCTTTGGCGGCCTGACCCAGGAGCGCCGCTACATCGCCGGCAAGCTCGAGGTGCCGCTGAAGGCCGCGTGA
- a CDS encoding DNA helicase: MKLSAPIYHLKRRAKRLSREQGIPLHDALDCIAATEGFSAWSMLAAKAAALTPANKLFPQFQPGDLVLVGARPGQGKTLMSLELAVEAMKSGRRAAFFSLEYTEKDVLDRLRAIGAEPAQFDRLFEIDCSDAISADYIVKQMAAAPRGTVVVIDYLQLLDQRRESPDLTVQVRALKSFARDKGLIVVFISQIDRSYDPAIKPCPDLSDVRLPNPLDLRLFDKTCFLNNSEVQFRAAS, from the coding sequence ATGAAACTGTCGGCCCCGATCTATCATCTCAAGCGAAGAGCAAAGCGACTGTCCCGCGAGCAAGGCATTCCGCTCCACGATGCGCTCGACTGCATCGCCGCGACGGAAGGGTTTTCCGCCTGGAGCATGCTCGCGGCGAAGGCCGCAGCGCTCACGCCGGCGAATAAGCTGTTCCCGCAATTCCAGCCTGGCGATCTGGTGCTGGTCGGCGCCCGTCCCGGCCAGGGCAAGACGCTGATGAGCCTCGAGCTCGCCGTGGAGGCCATGAAATCAGGTCGTCGCGCGGCGTTCTTCTCACTCGAATACACCGAGAAAGACGTGCTGGACCGCTTGCGCGCGATCGGCGCGGAGCCGGCGCAGTTCGACAGGCTGTTCGAGATCGACTGCTCCGACGCGATCAGCGCCGATTACATCGTCAAGCAGATGGCTGCTGCGCCGCGCGGCACCGTCGTCGTGATCGACTATCTGCAACTGCTCGACCAGCGGCGGGAAAGCCCTGATCTCACGGTCCAGGTGCGGGCGTTGAAATCTTTCGCGCGCGACAAGGGACTGATCGTCGTTTTCATCTCGCAGATCGACCGGTCCTATGATCCCGCCATCAAGCCCTGCCCTGATCTCAGCGACGTCAGGCTGCCGAACCCGCTGGACCTCAGGCTGTTCGACAAGACCTGCTTCCTGAACAATTCCGAAGTCCAGTTCCGGGCCGCGAGCTGA